In a genomic window of Niallia taxi:
- a CDS encoding malonate decarboxylase subunit delta, translating into MEKLQFQFETSKPIQSATHIGVVGSGDLEIIIEPVEGTTTEVSVLTGSDGFGEVWGNVLERFFNRYPITANITIHDFGATPGVVQLRLTQALEVLRIEE; encoded by the coding sequence ATGGAAAAACTACAGTTTCAATTTGAAACTTCTAAACCGATTCAGTCCGCCACACATATTGGTGTTGTCGGGTCAGGAGATTTGGAAATTATTATCGAGCCGGTTGAGGGAACGACAACGGAAGTTAGTGTACTTACAGGCAGTGATGGCTTTGGCGAGGTATGGGGAAATGTATTGGAACGTTTTTTCAATCGCTATCCTATCACCGCAAATATTACAATACATGATTTTGGTGCAACACCAGGTGTGGTCCAATTAAGGCTTACCCAAGCATTGGAGGTGCTCAGAATTGAGGAATAG
- the mdcD gene encoding biotin-independent malonate decarboxylase subunit beta has translation MRNSLVELNGRERAKALLDKDTYRELLGPLDKMQSPHLEPQGIVPQSDDGVIIARGQINQKNVVIISLEGSFQGGGIGEVSGAKIAGALELALEDNKQGNAVYPIILFDTGGVRLQEANYGLLSISEIANQIVALRHYVPVVGLVPGRVGAFGGMSIVAELCTTLLATNKARLGLNGPEVIEQEAGVLEFDSSDKALIWNTIGAKQRVRTGLLDQVVEDDMESIAEAIKVALSKGKRPAKTEQVDFHLSLLKGIDSSAEWNPEKYADYFKQHQAEKQAVPMAEDGNADISQSRGYKWFSELTGITHPTGATPSVLAADVIKNGQSARYIAIVPDANNHFPRARNGEVGLLEGWTAAQIVRDVISQDADKEVKRPIIAVIDVPSQAYGYKEELVGISLALAASADAYATARQKGHPVIGLICGNAISGAFLAHGLQSNRLIALDDDKINIQAMSKASAARITKRTIEQLEKATKSVPSMAYDVHSYHSLGPLYKLLTNINADSPTEHDLKTVEQTLHEAIASTNDAATDLSFRLQTDEAINGGRAATLKVRKMLRQQW, from the coding sequence TTGAGGAATAGTTTAGTAGAATTGAATGGACGTGAGCGGGCAAAAGCGTTATTGGATAAAGACACTTACCGTGAATTGCTGGGACCTCTTGATAAAATGCAGTCACCGCACCTAGAGCCACAAGGAATCGTTCCACAAAGCGATGATGGTGTTATAATTGCGCGCGGACAAATCAATCAGAAAAATGTTGTCATTATTTCATTAGAAGGTTCGTTTCAAGGTGGCGGTATTGGCGAGGTCAGCGGTGCGAAAATTGCTGGAGCACTTGAACTGGCTTTGGAAGATAATAAACAAGGCAATGCTGTTTATCCGATTATCTTATTTGATACTGGCGGTGTGCGCCTTCAGGAAGCGAATTATGGGCTATTATCAATTTCCGAAATTGCGAATCAAATTGTTGCATTACGTCATTATGTCCCTGTAGTTGGTTTGGTTCCAGGTCGAGTCGGTGCATTCGGTGGCATGTCGATTGTCGCTGAACTTTGCACAACATTGCTTGCCACAAACAAAGCCCGCTTAGGACTGAATGGACCAGAGGTAATTGAGCAAGAGGCTGGTGTTTTGGAATTTGATTCAAGTGACAAGGCATTGATTTGGAATACAATTGGTGCAAAACAACGCGTTAGAACGGGGCTGCTTGATCAAGTAGTAGAAGATGACATGGAGTCGATAGCTGAGGCAATTAAGGTGGCGCTATCTAAAGGCAAAAGACCTGCCAAAACAGAACAGGTTGACTTCCATCTTTCATTACTTAAAGGAATCGATTCTTCTGCAGAATGGAATCCTGAAAAGTATGCAGATTACTTTAAACAGCATCAAGCGGAAAAGCAGGCCGTACCAATGGCGGAAGACGGGAATGCAGACATTTCACAATCAAGAGGCTATAAATGGTTCTCTGAACTGACTGGCATCACTCATCCGACAGGTGCAACACCATCTGTATTAGCGGCCGATGTAATCAAAAATGGTCAATCAGCTCGCTATATTGCGATTGTTCCAGATGCGAATAATCATTTTCCTCGAGCTCGCAATGGGGAAGTAGGACTGCTTGAAGGCTGGACTGCAGCACAAATAGTACGCGATGTTATAAGTCAAGATGCTGATAAAGAAGTCAAACGCCCAATTATCGCCGTAATTGATGTGCCAAGCCAGGCATATGGCTATAAAGAGGAACTGGTTGGCATCAGCTTAGCACTTGCCGCAAGTGCAGATGCGTATGCAACAGCAAGACAAAAGGGTCACCCAGTTATCGGGCTAATTTGCGGCAATGCCATTTCCGGGGCCTTTTTAGCACATGGCTTGCAGTCGAACCGTCTTATCGCATTAGACGATGACAAAATTAACATTCAAGCAATGTCAAAAGCGTCAGCAGCGAGAATAACAAAGCGCACGATCGAACAGCTGGAAAAAGCAACAAAGTCAGTGCCGTCTATGGCGTATGATGTTCACAGCTATCATTCATTAGGACCGCTGTATAAATTACTTACCAATATTAACGCCGATTCACCGACAGAACATGATTTAAAAACAGTAGAACAAACATTGCATGAGGCAATTGCGAGTACAAATGATGCAGCGACTGATTTAAGCTTCCGTCTGCAAACAGACGAAGCAATAAACGGTGGACGTGCTGCAACACTGAAGGTCCGTAAAATGCTGAGACAGCAATGGTAA
- a CDS encoding MFS transporter — translation MSTLKGVRSKYFVFTLVYIGYCICYIDRAAISLALTYIGAEFSLDATQLGLVVSVFFFSYALMQIPGGWLADRFGSNIVALIAILLWSVFTAMTGMAWSLVSLLFIRILFGIGEGAYPTASLKAVSEVFPQSQRPKAVTGMLSSNYVGSAIAPLVIAPLILAVGWRSTFYIIGVIGIVFAVFYYFWLRPMKQTTAAAQAKTKNSISYKELLKSTIIWQLVIICFGVSIVNKGLDSWMPTYLLNVRGVDLKAISILVPLPFIAAGLGAALSGWLMMKFFQQKEKYLLSIVSILTAVLIYGMYSSKTLTSVIIFQILVYFFKSIAFGSIFALLASFILPDKFGSASGIVNFGGQIAGFVAPLAIGFLIDLFNGSYNAAFIFLIAAVALSFIVSLTLRAVPKRKEEEDVTANPTIAQ, via the coding sequence ATGAGTACGTTAAAGGGAGTTCGATCTAAATATTTTGTATTTACATTGGTGTACATTGGCTATTGTATCTGTTATATCGACAGGGCTGCCATTTCGCTTGCTTTAACGTACATAGGGGCTGAATTCAGCCTTGATGCAACACAGCTTGGTTTAGTTGTCAGTGTTTTCTTCTTCAGTTATGCCCTAATGCAAATACCAGGTGGATGGCTAGCAGATAGGTTCGGCTCCAATATTGTCGCACTTATTGCGATCCTCTTATGGTCGGTCTTCACAGCGATGACTGGTATGGCTTGGTCATTAGTGTCCTTATTGTTTATCCGTATACTTTTCGGTATTGGTGAAGGTGCTTATCCAACAGCTAGCTTGAAGGCTGTTTCTGAAGTATTCCCACAGTCTCAGCGACCAAAAGCTGTTACAGGTATGCTGTCTTCTAACTATGTCGGCAGTGCCATTGCACCATTGGTCATTGCACCGCTAATTTTAGCTGTTGGCTGGAGAAGCACGTTTTATATTATTGGTGTTATCGGTATCGTTTTCGCTGTTTTCTACTACTTCTGGCTTCGTCCAATGAAGCAAACTACAGCTGCAGCCCAAGCAAAAACGAAAAACTCTATCAGCTATAAAGAGCTATTAAAAAGCACAATCATTTGGCAATTAGTCATCATTTGTTTCGGTGTAAGTATTGTAAATAAGGGGTTAGATTCATGGATGCCAACTTATTTATTAAATGTCCGTGGTGTTGACTTAAAAGCAATCTCGATTCTTGTGCCGCTCCCATTCATTGCCGCAGGACTTGGGGCAGCCTTGAGCGGATGGCTGATGATGAAGTTCTTCCAGCAAAAAGAAAAATACTTGCTAAGTATTGTCTCTATCTTAACTGCAGTACTTATTTACGGAATGTACTCATCAAAAACATTAACTTCCGTAATCATTTTCCAAATACTAGTTTATTTCTTTAAATCAATTGCATTTGGATCAATCTTTGCGTTATTAGCGAGCTTCATTTTACCAGATAAGTTCGGCTCCGCTTCTGGGATTGTTAATTTCGGCGGACAAATTGCCGGCTTTGTTGCACCACTTGCGATTGGATTCTTGATTGATTTATTTAATGGTTCATACAATGCAGCGTTTATATTCTTGATTGCTGCTGTGGCTCTCTCCTTTATCGTTTCATTAACTTTACGTGCTGTACCAAAAAGAAAGGAAGAAGAGGATGTTACTGCAAACCCAACAATTGCCCAATGA
- a CDS encoding LysR family transcriptional regulator, whose amino-acid sequence MDLLQLRYFQVTAKHENITHAANELLISQPALSKMIRKLETELDIKLFDRKGKNIFLNTAGEKFLKWVNLSLYALEQGVSEMKDIKNGQMDTITLYVTVGSMLLPKLLQQFRTKFPKTRFNLTQHTNKSISYNFAITSEPLEGNEHIVLLEEEILLGVPISHPLSHLDSISLKDLEKEKFISLTSGKPLRHTTNKLFEQVHYEPDIIFESDDPATVRGLIQEGLGISFIPSILWKNVRQDPLKLLHISEPECKRTIYLCYPSGHSFTNVEKSLFDFLVGFFEEQISESQGH is encoded by the coding sequence ATGGATTTACTGCAGTTAAGATACTTCCAAGTAACAGCAAAGCATGAAAATATCACACATGCTGCCAATGAACTATTAATATCACAGCCTGCCCTCAGTAAAATGATTCGCAAGCTTGAGACAGAATTGGATATAAAGCTGTTTGATCGGAAAGGCAAAAACATCTTTCTCAATACAGCTGGCGAAAAGTTTTTAAAGTGGGTAAATCTATCACTCTACGCCCTAGAACAGGGCGTTTCAGAAATGAAAGACATTAAAAACGGGCAAATGGATACGATTACCCTTTATGTAACAGTCGGTTCGATGCTGCTGCCAAAGCTTCTCCAGCAGTTTCGGACTAAGTTTCCAAAAACGCGCTTTAATTTGACACAGCACACGAATAAAAGTATTAGCTACAATTTTGCGATTACCTCAGAACCATTGGAAGGTAATGAGCACATCGTCTTACTGGAGGAAGAAATATTACTTGGTGTTCCTATCTCTCATCCGCTAAGCCATTTAGACTCCATATCTCTCAAGGACTTGGAGAAAGAGAAATTCATCAGCTTAACGAGTGGCAAACCATTGCGGCACACAACTAATAAACTATTCGAACAAGTACATTATGAGCCAGATATTATTTTCGAAAGTGATGATCCAGCTACAGTACGAGGACTGATTCAAGAAGGACTTGGAATATCCTTCATCCCATCTATTCTTTGGAAAAATGTCAGGCAGGATCCCCTTAAGCTGCTGCATATTAGCGAACCAGAATGCAAACGGACGATTTATTTATGCTATCCAAGCGGGCATTCGTTTACAAATGTAGAGAAATCATTGTTCGATTTTCTCGTTGGTTTTTTTGAAGAACAGATTAGTGAATCACAAGGTCATTGA
- a CDS encoding malonate decarboxylase holo-ACP synthase, producing MVIQPHDLIKVSDLSLLEWKEDNEWVTASLRSAPFVVVRRAEQTNDFIPVGIRGEQRNQRQAAILHRNGIEEIITPYMLAQQKSWNLLDAQRRELPVLKSIDKVAEIMGDWQWGPTGSAGFEIATGYPALKATSDLDIVVYAPHPINKNEAIEVLEKLDSLQIRADIQIETNNGAFLLREWINKRTDSLILRTQKGPELVYNPW from the coding sequence ATGGTAATTCAGCCACATGACTTAATAAAAGTCTCTGATCTATCACTGCTGGAATGGAAGGAAGACAACGAATGGGTCACTGCCTCATTAAGGAGTGCCCCATTCGTTGTCGTGCGCCGAGCAGAACAAACAAATGATTTCATTCCTGTAGGTATCCGAGGCGAGCAACGTAATCAGCGGCAAGCAGCAATATTACATCGCAACGGAATCGAAGAGATTATCACTCCATACATGCTGGCACAACAAAAAAGCTGGAATTTACTTGACGCACAAAGACGAGAACTGCCTGTTTTAAAAAGCATCGATAAAGTGGCAGAAATCATGGGTGACTGGCAATGGGGTCCAACAGGCAGTGCAGGCTTCGAAATAGCAACTGGATACCCAGCATTAAAAGCCACAAGCGACCTTGATATCGTCGTATATGCACCACATCCGATTAATAAAAACGAGGCAATAGAGGTACTGGAGAAATTAGATAGCTTACAAATCCGCGCAGATATCCAAATAGAAACAAATAATGGCGCATTTTTACTGCGAGAATGGATAAATAAACGAACAGACTCATTGATTTTACGCACCCAAAAAGGACCTGAATTAGTTTATAACCCTTGGTAA
- the mdcA gene encoding malonate decarboxylase subunit alpha has translation MNKWTQKRDKKRAKLEKASRLLNGKFVDTSRIVELMELLIEPGSKVVLEGDNQKQASFLSKKLLEVDPSKVNDLHMIMSSISMPEHLDIFDYGIASKIDFSYSGSQSLRVAQMIEDGTLKLGDIHTYLELFGRLFIDLIPDVVLVAADKADRDGNLYTGNNTEETPTIVEAAAFKDGIVIVQVNDIVDELPRVDIPGSWVDVVVKADKPYAIEALFTRDPQNITELQVLMGMMAIKGVYGKHQVQSLNHGIGFNTAAIELLLPTYGEQLGLKGKIARNWALNPHPTLIPAIESGWVESIHSFGSEVGMEKYIAARPDIFFVGKDGSMRSNRALCQVAGQFAVDMFIGSTLQMDAQANSSTVTAGRLAGFGGAPNMGHDPRGRRHATPAWLDMIEKPHELAKGRKLVVQMVETFGANKKPVFVESLDAIQVKTQSGLAVTPTMIYGDDVTHVITEEGIAYLYKSDSLEERKKALAAIAGVTPLGMESIEKDVKSLRDQGIVAYPEDLGIARQQAKRSLLAAQSVSDLVEWSEGLYEPPAKFRSWS, from the coding sequence GTGAATAAATGGACGCAAAAGCGTGATAAAAAACGAGCGAAATTAGAAAAAGCAAGCCGCTTGCTGAACGGAAAATTTGTAGACACATCGCGGATTGTGGAATTAATGGAGCTGCTGATTGAACCAGGCTCGAAGGTAGTGTTAGAAGGGGATAATCAAAAGCAAGCATCCTTCCTCTCTAAAAAACTATTAGAAGTGGATCCTTCGAAGGTAAATGATCTGCATATGATTATGTCGAGCATTTCAATGCCTGAACATTTAGATATATTTGACTATGGAATTGCCTCAAAAATTGATTTTTCCTATTCTGGTTCGCAAAGTCTGCGTGTTGCGCAAATGATTGAGGATGGCACGTTGAAGCTAGGCGATATACATACATACTTAGAGTTATTTGGACGATTGTTTATCGATTTAATTCCAGATGTCGTGTTAGTTGCGGCAGATAAAGCGGATCGAGACGGAAATTTGTATACAGGCAATAACACCGAAGAGACACCGACGATTGTAGAAGCGGCTGCTTTTAAAGACGGAATTGTCATTGTGCAGGTAAATGACATTGTTGATGAATTGCCTCGTGTTGATATACCAGGTTCATGGGTCGATGTAGTGGTGAAAGCTGATAAGCCATATGCTATTGAAGCATTGTTTACACGTGATCCGCAAAACATCACCGAATTACAAGTGTTGATGGGGATGATGGCCATTAAAGGGGTGTATGGAAAGCATCAGGTGCAATCCTTAAATCATGGAATTGGCTTTAATACAGCAGCTATCGAGCTATTGCTGCCAACATACGGGGAACAGCTTGGCTTAAAAGGAAAGATTGCTAGAAACTGGGCATTAAATCCTCACCCAACCTTAATACCGGCAATTGAAAGCGGCTGGGTCGAGAGTATTCACAGCTTCGGCAGTGAAGTCGGCATGGAGAAGTATATTGCGGCAAGACCAGATATCTTTTTCGTCGGTAAAGACGGCTCGATGCGCTCCAATCGTGCATTATGTCAAGTAGCGGGCCAATTTGCGGTTGATATGTTTATCGGTTCCACACTGCAAATGGACGCTCAAGCAAACTCTTCAACTGTAACTGCAGGACGGTTAGCAGGTTTTGGCGGTGCACCAAATATGGGGCATGATCCACGCGGACGCCGTCATGCAACACCAGCATGGCTTGATATGATTGAAAAACCGCATGAGCTTGCGAAAGGCCGAAAGCTTGTTGTGCAAATGGTTGAAACATTTGGTGCAAATAAAAAGCCGGTGTTTGTTGAGTCTTTAGATGCGATACAAGTAAAAACACAATCAGGACTTGCGGTTACACCAACGATGATTTACGGCGATGATGTGACACATGTAATTACAGAAGAAGGCATCGCTTATCTTTATAAGTCTGATAGCTTAGAAGAACGGAAAAAAGCCCTTGCTGCAATCGCCGGTGTTACACCGTTAGGTATGGAAAGCATAGAAAAGGACGTTAAAAGTCTTAGAGACCAAGGCATTGTCGCCTATCCAGAGGATCTTGGCATTGCCAGACAGCAAGCTAAACGCTCCCTGCTTGCCGCACAGTCTGTTAGTGACCTAGTAGAATGGTCAGAGGGCCTTTACGAGCCACCTGCGAAATTCCGGAGCTGGTCTTAA
- a CDS encoding ACP S-malonyltransferase, with protein sequence MKIAFTFPGQGAQIPGMLSDVPDYVNQVKENIGITLRDDEYAFQSTFWVQLALFVKGVAAARELMKQGIQPQFVAGHSIGAFAAAVIAGVLTFDDAIKLVYQRAKLTEEAYPDGYGMGVISGLTEREVKKAVELSHTEALPVYLSNINAEQQIAVSGSVEGIHTAFQHAQKLGARKTTMLKVAIPSHCPLMADVSQELLKLVGTFTLNNPKIPYLANHTGRILRQKDKIAEDLALNVAYPVRWHDMAEICVESGADTFVEMPPGNVLTNLVKQAHGTTKQITVGEVGLEAARYLLNKWKEQAE encoded by the coding sequence ATGAAAATTGCCTTTACCTTTCCAGGGCAAGGTGCACAAATTCCTGGAATGCTGAGTGATGTGCCAGACTATGTGAATCAAGTCAAAGAGAATATTGGAATTACTTTAAGAGATGATGAGTACGCTTTTCAATCGACTTTCTGGGTGCAGTTAGCTTTGTTTGTGAAAGGAGTAGCGGCAGCAAGAGAGTTAATGAAGCAGGGAATTCAGCCCCAGTTTGTGGCAGGGCATTCGATTGGTGCATTTGCGGCGGCTGTTATTGCGGGTGTATTGACTTTTGACGATGCTATTAAACTAGTGTATCAGCGGGCGAAGCTGACTGAGGAAGCATATCCAGACGGTTATGGAATGGGTGTTATCAGCGGTCTTACAGAGCGTGAGGTGAAAAAGGCAGTTGAGCTTTCCCATACAGAAGCATTGCCGGTGTATCTGTCCAATATTAACGCAGAACAGCAAATTGCTGTGTCTGGATCAGTTGAAGGTATTCATACAGCTTTCCAACATGCCCAAAAGCTCGGCGCCAGAAAAACAACAATGCTTAAAGTAGCAATCCCATCACACTGCCCATTAATGGCTGATGTTTCACAAGAGCTGCTGAAGTTAGTAGGAACGTTTACCTTAAATAATCCGAAAATTCCTTATTTAGCAAATCACACTGGAAGGATTTTAAGACAAAAAGACAAAATTGCTGAAGACTTGGCTTTGAATGTTGCGTATCCTGTGCGCTGGCATGATATGGCTGAGATATGTGTAGAGTCAGGTGCGGATACTTTTGTAGAAATGCCGCCTGGTAATGTTTTAACAAACCTTGTTAAGCAAGCACATGGAACAACAAAGCAAATCACTGTTGGTGAGGTCGGTCTTGAAGCAGCAAGATACTTACTTAATAAATGGAAGGAGCAAGCAGAGTGA
- a CDS encoding M20/M25/M40 family metallo-hydrolase: MAATNIQEFVDSNRTKNIDELIALVKQKSISSSGEGMQETVEKVSALLESIQAKTQVIQTAGHPIVFGEIKGQQDFTVLLYGHYDVMAPDPVDAWVSPPFEPNVRDGRLYGRGVGDNKGQLMAQLLGIKAYLEIHKQLPFHVKFVFEGEEEQGSANLGSFVEQHKDDLLKSDLAISIDGSCHESGAPVLRLGVRGMLYIELEAVSASQDNHSGNTGNIIKNPAWKIVELLSQMQGNDGKVAIKDFYKGVQAPNEQEKAILNQIPYDNETLAAKIGLPNLTLSQEEYFTKLMYEPTLNISGINSGYVDAGAKTVIPSKALLKLDMRLVGKQNPDEIYQNIEKMIEPIEGVSVIKMVSTPPSSTNIDSIFVKPVLAALKQGFGTDPILEPVMPGTLPNYVWTDILNVPVLIVPYANFDQANHAPNENLKLVNFESGIKSTYHIISEISKIIEGGVKEDEYVKGSSI; this comes from the coding sequence GTGGCAGCTACTAATATTCAAGAATTTGTTGATTCGAACAGAACGAAGAATATAGATGAACTTATCGCACTTGTTAAACAAAAGAGTATAAGCTCCAGCGGTGAAGGGATGCAGGAAACGGTAGAAAAGGTATCTGCGCTACTAGAAAGCATTCAAGCTAAAACGCAGGTCATTCAAACTGCTGGTCACCCGATTGTGTTTGGGGAAATAAAAGGACAGCAGGATTTTACTGTCTTATTGTATGGTCATTACGATGTGATGGCACCAGATCCTGTTGATGCATGGGTTAGCCCGCCATTTGAGCCAAACGTAAGAGATGGCCGCTTGTATGGCCGTGGTGTTGGTGATAATAAAGGGCAGCTAATGGCGCAATTGCTTGGGATAAAGGCTTATTTAGAAATACATAAACAGCTTCCTTTTCATGTGAAATTTGTGTTTGAAGGAGAGGAAGAGCAAGGCAGTGCAAACCTTGGAAGCTTTGTCGAACAGCATAAGGATGATTTATTAAAATCAGATTTAGCGATTTCCATCGACGGCTCGTGTCATGAAAGCGGCGCACCTGTGCTTCGTCTTGGTGTTCGCGGAATGTTATATATAGAGCTTGAGGCAGTTTCTGCAAGCCAGGATAATCATTCTGGAAACACTGGCAATATTATTAAAAATCCTGCTTGGAAGATAGTGGAATTATTGTCACAAATGCAGGGTAATGATGGCAAGGTGGCAATTAAAGACTTCTATAAAGGCGTACAAGCACCAAATGAGCAAGAAAAAGCGATATTAAATCAGATTCCATATGATAATGAAACATTAGCAGCTAAGATCGGGCTACCTAACCTGACACTCTCCCAAGAAGAATACTTCACAAAATTAATGTATGAACCAACCCTAAATATCTCAGGTATTAACAGTGGTTATGTTGATGCAGGCGCAAAAACGGTTATTCCATCAAAAGCATTGCTGAAATTAGACATGCGTCTTGTCGGCAAGCAAAACCCTGATGAAATCTATCAAAATATCGAAAAAATGATTGAACCAATTGAAGGCGTTTCTGTTATAAAAATGGTTTCCACTCCTCCGTCTAGTACAAACATTGATTCCATTTTTGTTAAGCCAGTATTGGCAGCACTTAAACAAGGCTTCGGCACAGACCCTATTTTAGAGCCGGTTATGCCGGGAACATTGCCAAACTATGTGTGGACAGATATTTTAAATGTTCCAGTTCTTATTGTTCCTTATGCTAACTTTGATCAAGCGAATCATGCGCCGAATGAAAATCTTAAGCTTGTTAATTTTGAAAGTGGTATTAAATCTACTTATCATATTATCTCGGAAATTTCTAAAATTATAGAGGGCGGAGTGAAGGAAGATGAGTACGTTAAAGGGAGTTCGATCTAA
- a CDS encoding triphosphoribosyl-dephospho-CoA synthase — protein sequence MLFAATLEEALAAKAVKALIDEAMLTPKPGLVDADNSGSHADMSLELMLTSAYALEETFREIASVSYLHPVNQELREKIAAIGRQGEQTMLSATNGVNTHKGAIWALGLLVSAKATNPEEQNPIKILETAGRIASYQDRYRPISKTHGQAVKKKYPVMGAEEEAQLGFPHIRHASLPALINARTLGKTEDAARIDALLSLMATVDDTCILHRGDWANLVEIKSMAHEFLENGGFATELGRDIFQCLSAYCKSKRLSPGGSADLLAATIFLVS from the coding sequence ATGCTATTTGCTGCAACTCTTGAGGAGGCATTGGCTGCAAAAGCGGTAAAAGCGTTAATTGATGAAGCGATGCTGACACCTAAGCCAGGTTTAGTTGATGCAGACAATAGTGGCTCACATGCTGATATGTCTCTTGAACTCATGCTGACATCAGCATATGCATTAGAAGAGACATTCAGAGAAATTGCTTCTGTTTCCTATCTCCATCCTGTCAATCAAGAGCTGCGTGAGAAAATAGCTGCAATTGGAAGGCAAGGGGAGCAGACGATGCTTTCCGCTACAAATGGAGTTAATACACATAAAGGTGCTATTTGGGCATTAGGGTTATTGGTTAGTGCAAAGGCAACGAATCCAGAGGAGCAAAACCCTATAAAGATATTAGAAACAGCAGGAAGAATTGCATCCTATCAAGATCGCTACAGACCAATAAGCAAAACCCACGGACAGGCCGTAAAAAAGAAGTATCCTGTTATGGGTGCGGAGGAAGAAGCACAGCTTGGTTTTCCTCATATTCGTCATGCATCATTGCCTGCATTGATAAATGCCCGTACTCTAGGGAAGACGGAGGATGCTGCCCGAATTGATGCCCTCTTATCCTTAATGGCAACGGTTGACGATACATGTATTTTGCACCGTGGAGACTGGGCGAATTTAGTAGAAATAAAAAGCATGGCACACGAGTTTTTAGAAAATGGGGGATTTGCGACAGAACTGGGCAGAGACATTTTTCAATGCTTATCTGCCTACTGCAAATCCAAACGGCTTTCACCAGGAGGAAGCGCTGATTTATTAGCAGCGACAATATTTTTAGTCAGTTAA